The sequence TGGCGCTCGTCTTCCGGCGCCAATGTCAGCGCCACACCGGTTGCGGGCGGCACCGAGGCCCAGACCGGCATCTTCACCGGGTTCGCCCAATTATCCTTCTCGCCCGCCGGCCGCTTGCTCTCGTCAAGGTAGCGGACATCGACGCGCGATTCGGGAGTCAGATATTTGCGGGCGACGCGCTGGACATCGGCGGCGGTAACCTTCCCGACCGCTGCGAGCCGCTTGTCGAGCAACTTGGGATCACCCGAACTCACCAAAGCCTCGCCAAGCGCGAACGCACGGCCCGATGCCGTCTCGCGCTCGCGCAGTGCCGCGGCGAGGATCTCGTTCTTGGCTTCCGCCAGTTCGGCCGCCGTCACCGGCTGGTCGCGCAGCCTGGCGATCTCGGCGGCGAGCGCCTTCTCGGCATCCTCGACGGTCGTGCCGCTCGCCAGCGTCACGATCGGCGCCAGGAAGCCGCCATCCTCGACATCGGAGAGGTTGGTCGAGGCCGAGGTGGCGATCGGCCGGTCGAAGATCAGCGCCTGCTTGAGCCGCGAGCTGTCGCCAGTCGCGAGGATGCCGTCGAGCACCAGCAATGCCGCCATGTCGGGGTGCGCCCAACCGGGGATGCGCCAGGTCGAGGCGATCTGCGGCAGCGGCACGTTGGGCGCATAGGCGGTGACGAGGCGCGGACTGGTGCGCGGCGCCTCGACAGTCTTGATCGTCAGCGGAATCGGATTCTTGCGACGCGGAATGCTTTCGAAATATTTGTTCACCAGCGCATCGAGCCTGGCGGGATCGAAATTGCCCGCGACGATCAGCGTCGCCGTATCCGGCCCGTAATAGGCTTCATGGAAGGCACGCGCATCCTCCAGCGTCGCCGCATCGAGCTGTTCGAGGCTGCCGATGCCCGAGCGGCGGTTGTTCAGCGTGTCATAGCTGTTCTCGTCGAGCACCAGCCGCATCCGGCCATAAGCGGGCGCGAGCACGCGCTGGCGAAACTCCTCCTTCACGACATTGCGCTCGGTGTTGAACACCTCGGCATCGATCACCGGCCGGGCCATGCGCTCGGCATGGCTCCACAGCATCGTCTCCAGATATTGCGCGGGAACGGTCTCGAAATAATTGGTCCGGTCGAACCAGGTCGAAGCGTTGCGCACGCCGCCGACATTCTCGGTAAGCCGGTTGATCATGTTGTACGGCATGTTGCGCGTCTTGCGCGACAAGATGTGCTCGAAGAGGTGCGCGAAGCCCGATTTGCCCTCGGGATCGTGCTTCGATCCGACATCGTACCAGATCTGCACCGACACCGTCGGGGTCGTCGTGTCGCGGATGGCGATGACCTTGAGCCCGTTCGGCAGCGTCCGCTCGGTGAAAGCGAGCGGCGGCACCTTGATCTGCGCCGGGGCGGCCTGGGCATGTGCCAGGCCGGGGAGCACGACGCCGGCCAGCAAGAGGGCCGCGCTGAAACGGCGGGCGAAACGCATGGTCATCCGAGAGAATCCTTCGTGAGGTCAGACTCTCAGATCATCACAACTGTACTATTCGCGCAATACGCGTTTAGCCCCTGCCGCCACGCGGCGGCGCCGTCGAGCTGCGCAATACCAGGCTGGCGGGCACGATTATCGGTCCATCGGGAGTCGGCCGCCCCGCCCGCTCGTCGATGATCAGTTCCACCGCACGCGCGGTCACCTCGGCGATCGGCTGGTTGACCGCCGCGAGCGGCGGATGTGTCTGGCGGACGATCGGCGCGTCGTCGAAGCTGATCAGCGACAGGTCGCCCGGCACGTCGAGCCCGCGCTCATGCGCCACTTCCAGCGTCGCCAGCGCCATGCGGTCGTTGCTGGCAATGATCGCGGTGGGTGGCGATGGACCGTCGAGCAATTGCGCGGCGGCGATCCGCCCCGATGCCGAGCTGAAATCGCCCTCGGCCAGCAGGCCCTGGGTATCGAGCCGCGCGGCGTCCATCGTCGCGCGCCAGCCGTTCACGCGCCATCCGCTCAGCACATAGTCGGAAGGGCCGGCGATGAAGCCGATCCGGCGATGGCGCAGCTTGATGAGATGCTCGGTGGCGAGCCGCGCCGCACGCTCGTCATCCATCGTCATCGCGAAGCCCGGCCCTTCCGCCAGCGAACCGATCCGCGCGAAGCTGATATGATGCTCGGTCAGCATCCGCGCGATCACCGGGTTGTCCGAATGCGGCGGCGTCAGGATCACGCCATCGGGGCGCAAGGCGGCGATCGCCGCCGAGAGTTCGCGCTCGATATGGTCGCTATGCGTGTCGACCAGCTCCACGATCAGCCGGTAGCCATACTCTGCGCATTTCAGCATCCCGCCCAGCATCATCTGATCGACCCAGTCGGTGCCCTGACGCTCGCGCCAGTCGGCGATGGTGCGGTCACGGTCGTTGAGGGTCAGGATCAGATAGGAGCGCGACCCTCCCATCCGCTGCGCGGCGATCGAGGGCACGTAACCGAGCTTGGCGATCGACGCCTGCACCCGCGCCTTCATCTCGGGCCGGACATTGGGCTCGTTGTTGATGACGCGGCTGACCGTCTGGAGCGACACGCCCGCATCCGCCGCGACATGCTTGATCGTAATGGACTGCTTCTTGCGCGCCATGCTCAGGCGGCCGCGGCCCGCGCGGCACCGCAATATTGCGCAACATAATCGCCATGCGCCGGCAGCGTCGCCACCGTGTGCTTCACCTGATCGCTGATCGTCGTCATCAGCTTGGCGAGTTCGTCGTCGCGCAATTTCTCGGCTATGGGATGCCAGGCGCGCGGGGTGATCCCCTGCCCCATCATCACCTGCACCCAGCTATTCTCGGCGAACAATTCGTCGTTCTTGCGGAACACGCGGCCGGTCTCGCGGAACAGCTCGATCTTCTGCGCCAGCGAATCCGGAATCTCCATCGACTGGCAATGCCGCCAGAACGGGCTGTCGCGGCGATCGGTCACCTTATAGTGGAGCACCAGGAAGTCGCGGATCTGCACCGCGTCGGTTTCCTGCTGCTCGTTGAACTCGGCAATATCGCGCTCGCTGATCTCGCGTAGCGGCATCATCCGGATCAGCCGCAGCACGGCGCGCTGGATCAGATGGATGCTGGTCGATTCGAGCGGCTCGGTGAACCCGCCCGAGAGCCCGATGGCGACGCAATTGCGGTGCCATTGCTTGCGGCGCACGCCAGTGACGAAGCGCAGGAAATTGGGCTCGGTAACCGTCTTGCCCTCGATCTCGCCCATCAGCCGCTGATGCGCCGCATCCTTGTCGAGATACCGGCTCGAATAAACGATGCCATTGCCGACGCGGTGCTGTAGCGGAATCCGCCAGCGCCATCCGGAATCGTGCGCGATCACCCGCGTATAGGGCACCGGCGGCGCCACGCTCTCGGTCTGGATCGCGATGGCGGAATCGCATGGCAGCCAGTGCGTCCAGTCCTCGAAACCGGCATGCAATGCGCCTTCGATCAGCACCGCCCGGAAACCGGTGCAGTCGATGAACAGGTCGCCTTCGATCCGCTCGCCCGATTCCAGCGCCAGCGCGGCGATGTCGCCGCTCTCTCCATTAAGTTCGACGCGCGCGATCTTGCCTTCGATCCGCCTGGTGCCGTCGCCCTCGGCCATCTTGCGGAGGAATTGCGCGTACAGCCCGGAATCGAGCTGATACGAATAGTTCATCCGGTCATCGGGCAGATGCGCGAACTTCTCCCGCAGCGCGGCGACCAGTTCGAGACAATAATCGCCGTACGGCCCTGCCAGCCCGCGCGCGCGCGCATGGAGCCAGAAGTGCTGGAATCCGGCCGACCAGTGATCCTTGCCGGTGATGCCGAACGAATGGAAATAGCGGTCACCCTGCTCCTTCCAGTTGTCGAACAGGATGCCGAGCTTGAAGGTCGCCTGCGTCGCGGCCATGAACTCGGCTTCGTTGATGCCGAGCAGCCGGTTATAATTGACGAGCGGCGGGATCGTCGACTCGCCCACACCGATCGTGCCGATCGCATCCGATTCAACCAGCGTCACGTCAACGGTGCGGCCCAGCGTCCGTGCGATGGCCGCCGCCGCCATCCAGCCGGCGGTGCCGCCGCCGGCGATCACCACCCGGCGCATGCGATGCTCGCTCATCGGCTGAGCGCCCGAAGCAGATAGGCGCGCAGACGTCCGGTACTTTCGGTGGTCATCGGGGCGAGTACGCCGCGCGCCTCGGCTGGGATATGCTTCACCACGTCCTCGCTATTCTCGAACACATAATAATCCAACAGATCGCGCCAGTGCGCCTTCTCGTCCGCCGGCAGATCGCGGATCGCCATCATCGCATGGTTCAGCGCGTCCTGCGGCTGACCCAGCCAGCGCGGCGTATCGCGCCACCAATAATTGACCAGCACGTTGAACGGCGCGAGGCCCTCGACATGGTGCCACCAGGTGGAGGGGATGTGCAGCGCGTCGCCCGGCGCCAATTCGGCGACCTGCGCGTGGCGCAGCGCTTCCCTGAAACGGGGATGCGCGGCAAAATCGGGCGCGTGAAAATCGACCATGCTGACCGCGCGGCCAGCCGGGGTATTGTCGATCGGTCCCAGATAGAGATTGCGGAACTGATCGGGCGGAAACAGCGTGAAGCGCCGCCGCCCGGCAGCGACACAGGCGAGGTTGTCCGGGAAGTCATTGTGCGCGGCAATTCTGGTCGGCGTGCCCATCCAGATGCTCGCGATGCACGAGCGCTCGCCGAGATCGGCATGGTTGGCCGCATGCAGCCCGTCGAAGAAATCATGCACGTCGATCGAGGCGAGATAGACCGGCGGCGCATCGGCCTTGCCCTCGTCGAGATCGATCTGGCCGAACACTTCGCCCAGTTGCGCCTGGACGGTCTGGAAGTTCATGCCCATCGCGGCATCGTAGAACAGCCGCCCGCCGCTGCCACGAGTGCCTACCGCAACGGTGAACGGCCGCGGCCTGGCCCGCGCCAGCAGGTAATCGCGCGCGGCCTTGCCCGATCGCAGCCCGGCCTGCACCAGCGGCCAATCCTCGACCAATCCACGTACAACGAAAGGCGTTTTCGCGGCGCGCAGCGCAGCGTCCAGCGCCGCCGCATCCGCCACCGTCACTTCGCGGATCGGCGCGATACTCGAAAAGATGCCCGGATCGGCCTCAGCCATGCGCGCGCCGGTTCTTGCGCGCGATCAGTGCGGAAAGGTTGGCCAGCGACGCCAGCGCCATGAAGATCGGCATCAAATGCCCCGCTTCATGTAGATCACCCAGCGCCGCCGCATCGAGAGAGCGCAGCTTCTCCTCGTCGATCACATGGAAGCCGACCAGCCGGTTGGTCGATCCATCGTCAAGCGTCACTTCCAGGATCAGTGGTTCGAGCAGCTCGTAGCGGCGCAGCGCCTCGAAGAAATCGCGCGACTCCCGATAGCCGGCATCGAGCGCGCCGAGCTTGTCGATGATTGTCTCCAGATAGGGCGTCGGCCGCCCCGTCTCGTCGAACACGCGCACGCCTTCGCCAGCGCCGATCCGCGGGCTCGCCATATCGATATGAACCTGCTTGGGCGCATCATCGTCGGGGTCGCCGCCGATCAGGAAGGGCTGGATCTCGATCGAGAGCGGACGGCCCTGCGCATCCCAGCGGCCGCCATCGAGATAGAGATTCTCCCCCGCCTCGAACCCGAAGATCGCCAGCGCGGTGAAGCCGTCTCGCTCGGGATTCATCCGGAACAGGATCGGATAGTCGTTCTGCACCTGGCGGAATTCGCTCGGCACCGTGATCGCGTACATCACCGCATCGCCAAGATCGGCTCCGTGCTCGGTGCGGATCCGCAGCTCCGCATGCGCTTCGGGGGTCAGGATTGCGTGGTCGGTCATTCAGCCATTCTTTTGCCCGAGGATGATCGTTCGGCGCGCAACGCGTCGAGATAGGCGCGGTTGTCCGGCAGGCTGGCGGCGAGCGCCCGCCCGCGCTGCTCGGCCTGCCGCATCTGCCGCACTATCGCGTCGCGCGCGCCTGTCCGGATAGCGCCCGGTGCCGGTGCGGGATAGCCCATGCCGTAAAGGACATATTGATAGCTCGCCGCCGGAAACACCTCGTCGGCCATCGGCAGATCGGCAAGCGACGGCGGCTGATCGCGCCATAGTTCGAGCAGGTCCGCCAGCCGCTCCGGGATCGAAGCGGGATCGCGGTGCGCCTGCCAATAGGGCTCGTCGCGCTCGCTCGGCACGTAATGCAGCTTGAGGAACTCGATGATCCGGCACCAGCGATAGCGAAACCGGTCGTTGAAGCGCCGCGCGTGCAGGTCCATGGTTGTGCGCGTCGCCGGGAAATTGTCGAGCAACGCCTCGACCGACAGCTCGATCAGCACGATCGCCGAGGATTCGAGCGGTTCGAGGAATCCCGCCGACAGACCTATCGCCAGGCAATTGCGCTCCCAGAAGCGTTCACGATGCCCGGAGCGGAAGGCGAGCCGGCGAAAGGTCAAATTGTCCGCCTCGCCCCCCGGTGTCGTCGCGCGAAGATAGTTGGCGAGCGTTTCCGCCGCCGCCTCGTCGCTGGTGAATTTGGAGGAATAGACGCAGCCCACGCCGCGGCGTGCGGGCAAGCCGATGTCCCAGATCCAGCCGGCGGCATGCGCGGTGGAAGTGGTATGGGACGAGATCGGGCTGTCGGGAGCGACCGGCACCTGCACGGCAAGCGCCCGATCGTTGAACAGCACGTCGCTGCGATCGATGAACGGCACACCGAGATGGTCGCCGATCAGCAGCGCCGAATGGCCGGTGCAATCGAGGAACAGATCGCCTGCGATGAGGCCCGAAGCGCGCGTCTGGATCGCGGCGATATCGCCATCCTCCGTCTTGCTCACACCCGTCACATGGTCGCGGACATGCTCTACACCCAGCCGTTGCGTCGCATGACGTGACAACAGCCCGGCGAGCTTCGCCGCGTCGAGATGGTAAGCGTAGTTCAACGCCCCGGCATAATCGGGCATCGCGCGCTGGCGCGGCGCCAGGTTGAGCGCGGCGATGCGCGGCTGCGGCCCCATCGCCTGCGCGAACGACATATTGTCCCCGGCGTCGCGCCACGCCGAAACCACTTCCTGCGGATCACCATCGAGCGGCGGCATGAAGGGATGGTAATAGAAATCGTCGGCAGCGCCCGTCCGCCAGCCATCGAAGCGAGAACCCTGCTTGAAAGAAGCATCGCAGGCGAGCAGGAAATCGGCCTCGGCGATCCCGATCCGCTCGAGCGTCCGCCGCATCGTCGGCCAGGTACCCTCGCCGACGCCGATCGTTGGAATATCGGGGGATTCGATCAGGGTGATATGGATGGGATCGGCTGCCGCGGGATCGGCCCGGGCCGCGATCAGGCTGGCCGCAAGCCACCCGGCGGTTCCCCCGCCGACAATGACTATTCTGCTGACCGATGCTTCCACTGACAGGATCTCGAGTTTCCGGCAACGAGCTTGCCGCCGGAAAGGGATGAAGGCCATCCCCTTTCGGGGGATGGCCTTTTCCCGGGGCGGCGCGCGCGCCGGATCAGAAGGTGAACCGGACGCCCGCCGAGTATCGCGGATCGCCCTTGGTCGCGAAAGCGACGTTGCGGTCCGACCGCAGATGTCCGCGGCGGCCTTCACCGGTCAGGTTGATGCCTTCGGCGAACACGGTCAGTCCGGGGATGAACTCGTAGCTCGCGCTCGCGTCGATCTGCCAATATTTCTCGACGTAGAAGGGATTGGCGCCCGCCCCCGCGAGGAACTGGTCACGCCAGTTCCAGGCGACGCGCGCCTGAAGTCCGTTCTTGTCGTAGAATGCGACGGCGTTGGCGCTGTCGCTCAATCCGGTCAGCGCGAACTGGGTCGCGCTGGACGGCTTGGTATTGTCATACTTCGCGCTGCCATCCACCTTGGTATAGTTGAGGATGACACCGAACCCGGTGTTCCAGAAGTTATGCTGGACCGCGAATTCCCAGCCATGGAGGTTTTCGGTCTGGCTGTTGTTGACCGGCGTGTTGATCTGGAAGGTCAGCAGCGGATCTTCCGGCAGCGCGAGGATGTTGCCCGTCGTGCAGCCCGAAGGATCGGTGCCGGTCTTCACGACCGAGCCGGGATAATTGTCGAAGATGTACTGACGAATGCCGCACGTCGTCGCGCCGGCACCCGCCGCCACCGCCGCATTGTACCGGGGACCGTTGGCGACCGTACGCAGCCCGAAGGCGTTTTCATCGGTCCGGCCCTGCGAGATGAAGTTCGACACATCCTTGTTGAAATAGCCGACCGAAATATAGCTGGCCGGCGCGTAGTACCACTCCGCCGAGAAATCGAGATTCTTCGACTTGAAGGGCTTGAGCCCCGGATTGCCCCGGCTGCCGGTGCCGAAGGCGATGCGGAACTGGTTGTCCAGCGTCAAACCGCCCTGCAGGCTACCATAGTCGGCGCGCGTGATCGTATGGCTGTACGAAGCGCGCAGCTTGACGTCGCGCATCGGCGAGACATCGAAGTCGACCGAAGGCAGCCAATTCTCATACTCGCCGCGGAACCGCGAGAAGTCCGATTTCCCCGAGAGCTGCACGTAGAATTCGTTGGCGGCGTTCCATGACGTGCCATTCGGGATCGGAACCAGAGCCTCCGAATCGATCAGCGTATGCTCATAGCGTCCGCCCGCGACCAGATGCGCCGGATTGCCGAACAGATCGAACACCGTCGATACCTGCAGATACGGCGCGAGCGTCTTCTCGCGGATACGGCGGTCGGTGGTGAATTCGGCAAGACACGTCCCGGGCGCGGCGACACCCTGCTGCGGACTGCGGCACGTGCCGTACTTGCTGTCGATCAGTCCCACCATCCGCTCGAAATCGAACCGGTAGAAGCTCTGGATCATCCCCGCGCCAGCACCCTGCACGCCCTTGAACTTGTCGGGCAGCGAGGTCAGCGTGAAGATGTCGTCGGGAATGTCCGAAGCCGGACCGGCGCCGCTCCAGGTCTCGTTCTGGATGAAGCCGAACGCCGAGCGTACCTTGCTGTCGATATACGACGCGCCGAAATCGATCGAGTCGAGGAAGCCGCCGTCATGGTCGTAGCGGCCGCGCAACTGCACCTGGTCGATCTCGTTCTTGAAATAGGCGTTGCGGAACGCATTGCCGGTCGGCGTGATCAGCGAACGGTCCAGCGGATCGATGCCCGGATGCATGGTGTACGAAATGACCGGCAGGTCGTTTTCGAAATTGATCGTCTGGCTAGCGACGCCGAATACGGCGTTGCCGACCGACACGCTGGAGCCGAACTTGTTCGACGGCTTCGATTCCGCGGTCGAGTGATGGGCGTCGAGCTCCATGGTTACCCCGCCCGGGGCATCCCAGCGCAGGTTTCCGCCAAGCGACTTGTTGATGCTGCGGTTGGCCGTCAGCGCGCCGCTGTACGACAGATCCTTGCGCTCGAGCGCGGCGAAGCGTTCGGTGTAGAATTTCGGGCCCGCGACCGGCCCGTCGGTCCAGCTGCTGGACGTGTCGGCGTGATTGAACCAGATGCCGACACTGCTGTTGCGCACTTCGACGGTGTTGCGCGAATAGGTATAATCGACCGTCGCGGTGAGGTCGTCGACCGGACGGAATTGCAGCACGAGCTGGCCGTTGATGCGCTCGCGATTGATGTCGTTCAGGTCGTAGGAGCCGTTTTGCGGCACCTGATAGACGTCGTTCGCCTTGGGCCGGTTGGTGATGTTCGCGGCGCGCGCATCGGGCGCCATCGCCAGCGATCCCCAGTTGTTCTCCGAGCCCAGATAGCCGTCGCGCCAGCCGACATTGGCCTGGTTCACGCTGCCCTTGCGCTTCTGCCACGAACCGTTGATCAGGATGCCGACCTTGTCGTCCATGAAGGTCGAGCTGATGATGCCCGAAATCTCCGGGGTGATCGGATTGCCGTCGTTGCGCGACAGATCCATCACACCCTTGATGCCGATGCTGCCGCGGATGCCCGGATTGTCGAGCGGGCGCGGGGTGCGGATGTTGATCGACGAGCCGATGCCGCCCGACGGAATCGAGGCGCGGCCGGTCTTGTAGACCTCCACGCCCGCGACGCCTTCCGAGGCGAGGTTGGCGAAGTCGAACGAGCGCGTCGAGGGCGCGCTGCCGCCGTCGCCCAGCGTCGAGGTCGGCATCTGGCGGCCGTTGAGCGTCACCAGATTATATTCCGGACCGAAGCCGCGGACGGTGACGGTCGAGCCCTCGCCGTTCGAGCGGTCGATCGAAACGCCGGTGATGCGCTGGAGCGATTCCGCGAGGTTGGTGTCGGGGAACTTGCCGATATCCTCGGCCGAGATCGCGTCGACCACGCCGTTGGCGTTGCGCTTGATGTCTACCGCCTGGCGCAGCGATGCGCGGATACCGGTGACGACGATCTCGCCATCTTGGTCATTGACAGCGTTGTCTGGTGTGGACGCGGTTTGGTCCTGCGCCAATGCGGTGCCCGGCACGGTCATAAGCGCCAGCATCGAGGCACCCAGTGCCAGCGATGACATCGAGCGACGGCTAATGCCCCTCATATCTATCTCTCCCTCCCATAATCGACGCGGTTTCGCCCGCCATCGTCGTTGAGAACGTTCACTTCAACCCATTGTCCTACGTTGTCAAGCCCCCTCATTTCGGCCGCATCGGTTGGATTTTCCCTGACAAGTTCCAATTGTGAACGTTATCAATTTATGCTTCCTAAGTGTCGATACCAGCGAGGATCGCGAGTCGACGCGGCATATGCGGCGGACGGCCAGCGAACGGCGACGAGAGGAAGAATCCCCATGAAAAACCTGTGCGCTCTGCTGCTTTCCGCGTCCGCGCTGAGCCTTGCCGCCCCTATCGCGGCGTTCGCGCAGGAATCCGCGCCGGCTGCCGATCAGGACGCCCGTGCCCGCGCCGATTCGATTGTTGCGCAGATGACACTCGATGAGAAAATCGCATTGGTCCACGGCCTGTTCCCGCCTTTCGCCAAGGGCAAGACCGCCGAGGATCTGATTCCCTCGGCCGGTCATATCGACGGCATCAAGCGACTCGGCGTGCCGGTCGTCCGCGAGACCGATGCCTCGTTGGGCGTCGCCAATCAGGTCGAGCAGCGCGCCGGCGATGTCGCCACCGCCCTGCCCTCCAGCCTCGCCACCGCCGCCAGCTTCGATCCCGAAATCGCCCGCGCCGGCGGTGTGATGATCGGTGCCGAGGCACGGGCCAAACGCTTCAACGTCATGCTCGCCGGCGGCGTCAACCTGACGCGCGATCCGTGGAACGGGCGAAACTTCGAATATCTGGGCGAGGATCCGCTGCTCGCCGGCACCCTCGCCGGCGCGCAGATCGCCGGCATCCAGTCGAACAAGATCGTCTCGACGATCAAACATTACGCGCTCAATGCCCAGGAGACCGGCCGCATGGTGCTCGATGCCCGGATCGGCGAGGCGGACCTGCGGATGAGCGACCTGCTCGCCTTCCAGATCGCGATCGAGAAGGGCAAGCCCGGCTCGGTCATGTGCGCCTATAACAAGGTCAATGGCGATTGGGCCTGTGAGAATGATTTCCTGCTCAATCAGGTGCTGAAGCGCGACTGGGGCTATCGCGGCTGGGTGATGAGTGATTGGGGTGGCGTCCATTCCACCGCCAAGGCCGCGAAGGCGGGGCTCGATCAGCAATCGGGCCAGGAGCTCGACAAGGCGATGTTCTTCTCCGCGCCGCTCAAGGCCGCGGTCCAGTCGGGCGACGTGCCGATGCAGCGCCTCGACGATATGGTCGCGCGCTATCTCACCGGCCTGATCGAAACCGGTGCCTATGACGCGCCAGTCCCCGGCAAGGCCGAGACACCGCCCTATGCCCAGCACGCCGAAGTCGCCCAGCGCGTCGCCGAAGCGGGAATCGTGCTGCTCAAGAACGAGCGCAATCTCCTCCCCCTCGCCCGCACCGCAAGGCGCATCGTTCTCATCGGCGGCGCTGCCGATCTCGGCGTGCTGTCTGGCGGAGGATCGAGCCAGGTCCGCGGTGTCGGTGGTGCCCCGATCGAGATCCCGCTCAGCCGGGGCGGTTCGGCTTCGTTCGCGCGGATCACCTACCATGCCTCCTCGCCACTCGCCGCGCTGCGCAAGGCGCTACCCGGCGTGCAGATCAGCTTCGTCGATGGCCGCAACATGACCGCCACCGCGGCGGCGGCGAGGAATGCCGATCTCGCTATCGTCTTCGCCACGCAATGGACCACCGAGGCCGATGACGTCGCCGATCTGCGCCTGCCCGATCATCAGGACGCTTTGATCGCCGCCGTCGCCGCCGCCCAGCCCAATACCGTCGCCGTGCTCGAAACCGGCGGCCCGGTGCTGATGCCATGGGTCGCCCAGGTGCCCGCGGTGATCCAGGCCTGGTATCCCGGCCAGCGCGGCGGCGAAGCGCTCGCCAATATCCTGACCGGCAAGGTCAATCCCTCGGGCCGCCTGCCGATCACCTTCCCCGCCACCGCCGCCCAGCCGCCGCGCCCGCATCCGGTCGGCAAGGACACGCTGTCGTCGCTGGAGGCGGAAGCCGCATCGAACCCCGCCGCCGCGCCCGGCCAATATGAGCTCAGGAGCTTCCCGGTCGAATATCAGGAAGGCGCCGATGTCGGTTATCGCTGGTATGAGAAGAAGGGCCAGAAGCCACTCTTCGCATTCGGCCACGGGCTCAGCTACACCAGCTTCGGCTATGCCAACCTCCAGGTGACGGGCGGCAAGACGCTCAGCGTCTCGTTCGATGTCACCAACACCGGCAGCCGCGCCGGCGCCGATGTGCCGCAGGTCTATGTCGCGCGCGACAATGGCACGCCGATGCGCCTCGCCGCCTTCCAGCGCGTCGAACTGAAGCCCGGCGAGACTCGCCGCCTGACCCTCAATGCCGAGCCGCGCATTCTAGCCGATTATGAAACCAGCCTGCCCGGCTGGCGGATCGTCGGTGGCACCTATCGCGTCGCGGTCGCGCACGACGCGGCCGATCGTGGACTTGTCACCACCACCACCCTCGATGAGGCGACGATGAAGCCCTGAACTCCCAGCCCCCTGGGATGGCGGCGCCGGGCACGCGCATTGCCCGGCGCCGCCGCAACTGGCAGGACTGAGGCCGATGTCCGCCCCCTCGCCTGCCCCCGCGGACGCGCCGCGCTCGACCGGCTTCCTGCTGCTGTTCGCGCTCGCCAATGCCGGGGCGGTTATCAGCTATCTGCCCCTGCTCACCCTGCTGCTCCCGGCGCGGATCGGCGCCATCGCCGGTGACACCCGCCTCGACCTGTTCACGATCACGGTGATCGCGGGCGCCGCCGCCGCCAGCCTCTCCAACATCGCCTTTGGCTGGCTCAGCGACCTTTATGGCCGGCGGCGGCGCTGGGTCGGATTGGGCGTGGTGCTGACCGCCGCCGCCTATGCCGCCATCGCGCTGGCGACGACGCCGGTGACGATCGTCCTCGCGATCATGGCATTCCAGATTGCCATCAACGCGTTGCTCGCCCCCTTTCTCGCGATCATGGCCGACGAGATTCCGGACAGCCAGAAGGGCGTCGCCGGCGGTCTGCTCGCTTTCGCCGCGCCGCTCGCCTCGGCAGTCGGCGCCTTGCTGGTCAGCCTGACGCCCTCCGACACCGTCCGCCTGCTGTTCATCCCCGCCGCCGTGGCATTGTGCGTCGTACCACTGCTGCGTACCCGTGCCCGTCCGCTCGTGGCGAAACCCGTGG is a genomic window of Sphingomonas sp. containing:
- a CDS encoding pitrilysin family protein, encoding MTMRFARRFSAALLLAGVVLPGLAHAQAAPAQIKVPPLAFTERTLPNGLKVIAIRDTTTPTVSVQIWYDVGSKHDPEGKSGFAHLFEHILSRKTRNMPYNMINRLTENVGGVRNASTWFDRTNYFETVPAQYLETMLWSHAERMARPVIDAEVFNTERNVVKEEFRQRVLAPAYGRMRLVLDENSYDTLNNRRSGIGSLEQLDAATLEDARAFHEAYYGPDTATLIVAGNFDPARLDALVNKYFESIPRRKNPIPLTIKTVEAPRTSPRLVTAYAPNVPLPQIASTWRIPGWAHPDMAALLVLDGILATGDSSRLKQALIFDRPIATSASTNLSDVEDGGFLAPIVTLASGTTVEDAEKALAAEIARLRDQPVTAAELAEAKNEILAAALRERETASGRAFALGEALVSSGDPKLLDKRLAAVGKVTAADVQRVARKYLTPESRVDVRYLDESKRPAGEKDNWANPVKMPVWASVPPATGVALTLAPEDERQAPPEPSAAVPVTPPVIAESQLANGMRLVSARTGNVPIATVALVFKGGNATDPAGRAGLALIAAQLATKGTTSRSARQIAAQVEALGADLNATAGADGTTLSITAPVASLDAAAAILADIARNASFPAEEFDKERKRTIDKLQVALKDPGALAGYTLQRAVYGAAPYGGVGTPTSLGALTRDDLLAQRNLWWRPDTATLIITGGIGSAEAQKLGDRLFGTWRATGTAPTPPAAPGGEAGKPRLIVVDMPGAGQAAVAAGLRIPQRRDPHYPDLMVANAILGAGSNGRLFQEVRVKRALSYGAYSGLLGRMDAGMMIANAQTKNESAPDVADIFLTELKRLSTEPFDAETTQQRIAFLQGGISRGAEASQGFAATLASMTQQGLPPTMAAEMRDRIGKVTPEAAAAAARASVDPARATIVIVGDGKLFLDKLRAAHPEVEVIPAASLDLDAPVLGGK
- a CDS encoding LacI family DNA-binding transcriptional regulator yields the protein MARKKQSITIKHVAADAGVSLQTVSRVINNEPNVRPEMKARVQASIAKLGYVPSIAAQRMGGSRSYLILTLNDRDRTIADWRERQGTDWVDQMMLGGMLKCAEYGYRLIVELVDTHSDHIERELSAAIAALRPDGVILTPPHSDNPVIARMLTEHHISFARIGSLAEGPGFAMTMDDERAARLATEHLIKLRHRRIGFIAGPSDYVLSGWRVNGWRATMDAARLDTQGLLAEGDFSSASGRIAAAQLLDGPSPPTAIIASNDRMALATLEVAHERGLDVPGDLSLISFDDAPIVRQTHPPLAAVNQPIAEVTARAVELIIDERAGRPTPDGPIIVPASLVLRSSTAPPRGGRG
- a CDS encoding tryptophan halogenase family protein codes for the protein MSEHRMRRVVIAGGGTAGWMAAAAIARTLGRTVDVTLVESDAIGTIGVGESTIPPLVNYNRLLGINEAEFMAATQATFKLGILFDNWKEQGDRYFHSFGITGKDHWSAGFQHFWLHARARGLAGPYGDYCLELVAALREKFAHLPDDRMNYSYQLDSGLYAQFLRKMAEGDGTRRIEGKIARVELNGESGDIAALALESGERIEGDLFIDCTGFRAVLIEGALHAGFEDWTHWLPCDSAIAIQTESVAPPVPYTRVIAHDSGWRWRIPLQHRVGNGIVYSSRYLDKDAAHQRLMGEIEGKTVTEPNFLRFVTGVRRKQWHRNCVAIGLSGGFTEPLESTSIHLIQRAVLRLIRMMPLREISERDIAEFNEQQETDAVQIRDFLVLHYKVTDRRDSPFWRHCQSMEIPDSLAQKIELFRETGRVFRKNDELFAENSWVQVMMGQGITPRAWHPIAEKLRDDELAKLMTTISDQVKHTVATLPAHGDYVAQYCGAARAAAA
- a CDS encoding cupin-like domain-containing protein, with translation MAEADPGIFSSIAPIREVTVADAAALDAALRAAKTPFVVRGLVEDWPLVQAGLRSGKAARDYLLARARPRPFTVAVGTRGSGGRLFYDAAMGMNFQTVQAQLGEVFGQIDLDEGKADAPPVYLASIDVHDFFDGLHAANHADLGERSCIASIWMGTPTRIAAHNDFPDNLACVAAGRRRFTLFPPDQFRNLYLGPIDNTPAGRAVSMVDFHAPDFAAHPRFREALRHAQVAELAPGDALHIPSTWWHHVEGLAPFNVLVNYWWRDTPRWLGQPQDALNHAMMAIRDLPADEKAHWRDLLDYYVFENSEDVVKHIPAEARGVLAPMTTESTGRLRAYLLRALSR